From Eptesicus fuscus isolate TK198812 chromosome 14, DD_ASM_mEF_20220401, whole genome shotgun sequence, one genomic window encodes:
- the COL1A2 gene encoding collagen alpha-2(I) chain, giving the protein MLSFVDTRTLLLLAVTSCLATCQSLKEETARKGPNGDRGPRGERGPPGPPGKDGADGIPGLPGPPGPPGPPGLGGNFAAQFDGKGVGLGPGPMGLMGPRGPPGAAGAPGPQGFQGPAGEPGEPGQTGPAGSRGPAGPPGKAGEDGHPGKPGRPGERGVVGPQGARGFPGTPGLPGFKGIRGHNGLDGLKGQPGAPGIKGEPGAPGENGTPGQAGARGLPGERGRVGAPGPAGARGSDGSVGPVGPAGPLGSAGPPGFPGAPGPKGEIGPVGNPGPSGPAGPRGEVGLPGLSGPVGPPGNPGANGLAGAKGAAGLPGVAGAPGLPGPRGIPGPPGAAGAAGPRGLVGEPGPAGSKGETGNKGEPGSAGAQGPPGPSGEEGKRGTAGEAGPAGPPGPAGLRGNPGSRGLPGADGRAGVMGPAGPRGATGPAGARGPNGDAGRPGEPGLMGPRGFPGSPGNVGPAGKEGPVGLPGIDGRPGPIGPAGARGEPGNIGFPGPKGPTGDAGKPGEKGHAGLAGVRGAPGPDGNNGAQGPPGPQGVQGGKGEQGPAGPPGFQGLPGPAGTAGEAGKPGERGLPGEFGLPGPAGPRGERGPPGESGAVGPSGPIGSRGPSGPPGPDGNKGEPGSVGAPGSAGANGPGGLPGERGAAGIPGGKGDKGEPGLRGEMGSTGRDGARGAPGAMGAPGPSGASGDRGEAGAAGPAGPAGPRGSPGERGEVGPAGPNGFAGPAGAAGQPGAKGERGTKGPKGENGIVGPTGPVGAAGPSGPNGPPGPAGTRGDGGPPGMTGFPGAAGRTGPPGPSGITGPPGPPGAAGKEGIRGPRGDQGPVGRTGETGASGPPGFVGEKGPSGEPGTAGPPGTPGPQGLLGAPGILGLPGSRGERGLPGVSGSVGEPGPLGIAGPPGARGPPGAVGNPGVNGAPGEAGRDGNPGSDGPPGRDGQPGHKGERGYPGNAGPVGTVGAPGPHGPVGPTGKHGNRGEPGPAGAVGPTGAAGPRGPSGAQGIRGDKGEPGEKGPRGLPGLKGHNGLQGLPGLAGHHGDQGAPGTVGPAGPRGPAGPSGPPGKDGRNGHPGVVGPAGIRGTQGSQGPAGPPGPPGPPGPPGISGGGYDFGFDGDFYRADQPRSPPSLRPKDYEVDATLKSLNNQIETLLTPEGSKKNPARTCRDLRLSHPEWSSGYYWIDPNQGCTMDAIKVYCDFSTGETCIRAQPENIPVKNEYRSSKAKKHVWLGETINGGTQFEYNVEGVTTKEMATQLAFMRLLANHASQNITYHCKNSIAYMDDETGNLKKSVILQGSNDVELVSEGNSRFTYTVLVDGCSKKTNEWGKTIIEYKTNKPSRLPFLDIAILDIGGADQEISLDIGPVCFK; this is encoded by the exons AACTTTGCTGCCCAGTTCGATGGAAAAGGAGTTGGACTTGGCCCTGGACCAATG GGTCTGATGGgacccagaggccctcctggagcagctggagccCCT GGCCCTCAAGGTTTCCAAGGACCTGCTGGTGAGCCTGGTGAACCTGGTCAAACT GGTCCTGCGGGTTCTCGTGGTCCAGCTGGCCCTCCTGGCAAGGCTGGTGAGGAC GGTCACCCTGGAAAACCCGGCCGACCTGGCGAGAGAGGAGTTGTTGGGCCACAG ggtGCTCGTGGTTTCCCTGGGACTCCTGGACTTCCTGGCTTCAAGGGCATTAGG GGACACAACGGTCTGGATGGATTGAAGGGACAACCTGGTGCTCCAGGTATTAAG GGCGAACCTGGTGCCCCTGGTGAAAATGGAACTCCTGGTCAAGCA gGAGCCCGTGGGCTGCCTGGTGAGCGAGGACGAGTTGGTGCCCCTGGCCCAGCT GGTGCCCGTGGCAGTGATGGCAGTGTGGGTCCTGTGGGTCCTGCT GGTCCCCTTGGGTCTGCTGGCCCTCCAGGCTTCCCAGGTGCCCCTGGCCCCAAG GGTGAAATTGGACCTGTTGGTAACCCTGGTCCTTCTGGTCCTGCCGGTCCCCGTGGTGAAGTGGGTCTTCCTGGTCTCTCTGGCCCCGTCGGACCTCCT ggAAACCCTGGAGCCAATGGCCTGGCTGGTGCTAAGGGTGCTGCT GGCCTGCCTGGCGTTGCTGGGGCCCCTGGCCTCCCTGGACCCCGAGGTATTCCTGGCCCTCCAGGTGCTGCTGGTGCCGCTGGTCCCAGAGGACTCGTT GGTGAGCCTGGTCCAGCTGGTTCCAAAGGAGAGACTGGTAACAAGGGTGAGCCC gGCTCTGCTGGAGCTCAAGGTCCTCCTGGTCCCagtggggaagaaggaaagagaggcacCGCTGGTGAAGCTGGCCCCGCTGGCCCCCCAGGACCTGCTGGGCTGAGA GGAAATCCTGGCTCTCGTGGTCTTCCTGGAGCTGATGGCAGAGCTGGTGTCATG GGCCCTGCTGGTCCACGTGGTGCAACTGGTCCTGCTGGTGCTAGAGGTCCCAATGGAGATGCTGGTCGCCCTGGAGAGCCTGGTCTCATGGGACCCCGA GGTTTTCCTGGTTCCCCTGGAAATGTTGGCCCAGCTGGTAAAGAAGGTCCTGTG GGTCTCCCTGGGATTGACGGCAGGCCCGGACCCATTGGCCCAGCtggagcaagaggagagcctgGCAACATCGGATTCCCTGGGCCCAAAGGCCCCACT GGTGATGCTGGCAAACCTGGAGAAAAAGGTCACGCTGGTCTTGCTGGTGTCCGG GGTGCCCCAGGTCCTGATGGAAACAATGGTGCTCAGGGGCCTCCTGGACCACAG GGTGTCCAAGGTGGAAAAGGTGAACAGGGTCCCGCTGGTCCTCCAGGCTTCCAG GGACTGCCTGGCCCTGCAGGTACAGCTGGTGAAGCTGGCAAACCAGGAGAAAGG GGTCTCCCTGGTGAATTTGGTCTCCCTGGTCCTGCTGGTCCAAGA GGGGAGCGTGGTCCCCCCGGTGAAAGTGGTGCTGTTGGTCCTTCTGGTCCTATTGGAAGCCGAGGTCCTTCTGGACCCCCAGGGCCTGATGGAAACAAG GGTGAACCTGGATCCGTTGGTGCTCCAGGCAGTGCTGGTGCTAATGGTCCTGGTGGACTCCCCGGAGAGAGGGGTGCTGCTGGCATCCCTGGAGGCAAGGGAGACAAG GGTGAACCTGGCCTCAGAGGTGAAATGGGTAGCACAGGCAGAGATGGTGCTCGG GGTGCTCCTGGTGCCATGGGTGCCCCTGGTCCTTCTGGAGCCTCCGGTGACCGG GGTGAagctggtgctgctggtcccGCTGGTCCCGCTGGTCCTCGTGGGAGCCCT GGTGAACGTGGTGAAGTTGGTCCCGCTGGTCCCAATGGATTTGCTGGTCCTGCC GGTGCTGCTGGTCAACCTGGTgctaaaggagagagaggaaccaaaggGCCCAAGGGTGAAAATGGTATTGTTGGTCCCACAGGCCCTGTAGGAGCTGCTGGACCATCT GGTCCCAATGGCCCCCCAGGTCCTGCTGGAACTCGTGGTGATGGTGGTCCCCCT GGCATGACTGGTTTCCCTGGTGCTGCTGGACGTACTGGTCCTCCTGGACCCAGT GGTATCACTGGCCCTCCTGGTCCCCCTGGTGCTGCTGGTAAAGAAGGAATCCGTGGGCCTCGTGGTGACCAAGGCCCAGTTGGCCGAACTGGAGAAACAGGCGCGAGTGGGCCTCCTGGCTTTGTTGGTGAAAAGGGTCCTTCTGGAGAGCCTGGTACTGCT GGACCTCCTGGCACCCCAGGTCCTCAGGGTCTTCTTGGTGCTCCTGGTATTCTGGGTCTCCCAGGCTCCAGAGGTGAACGTGGTCTACCAGGTGTTTCCGGATCTGTG GGTGAGCCTGGTCCTCTCGGCATTGCCGGTCCACCTGGGGCCCGTGGTCCCCCTGGTGCTGTGGGTAATCCTGGAGTTAACGGTGCTCCTGGTGAAGCCGGCCGTGAT GGCAACCCTGGGAGCGATGGTCCCCCAGGCCGTGATGGCCAACCTGGACACAAG GGAGAGCGTGGTTACCCTGGCAACGCTGGTCCTGTTGGCACTGTGGGTGCACCTGGTCCTCATGGCCCTGTGGGTCCCACTGGAAAACATGGAAACCGTGGTGAACCT GGTCCTGCTGGTGCTGTTGGTCCCACCGGTGCCGCTGGTCCAAGAGGTCCTAGT GGCGCACAAGGTATTCGAGGCGACAAGGGAGAGCCTGGTGAGAAGGGGCCCAGAGGTCTTCCTGGCTTAAAGGGACACAATGGATTGCAAGGTCTTCCTGGTCTTGCT GGTCATCATGGTGATCAAGGTGCTCCTGGCACTGTGGGTCCTGCTGGCCCTAGG GGCCCTGCTGGTCCTTCTGGCCCTCCTGGCAAAGATGGTCGCAATGGACATCCTGGTGTGGTCGGACCTGCTGGCATTCGTGGCACTCAGGGTAGCCAAGGCCCTGCT GGTCCTCCTGGTCCCCCTGGCCCTCCCGGGCCTCCTGGCATAAGCGGTGGTGGTTATGACTTTGGTTTTGATGGAGACTTCTACAGGGCTGACCAGCCTCGTTCACCACCTTCTCTCAGACCCAAGGATTATGAAGTTGATGCCACTCTGAAATCTCTCAACAACCAGATTGAGACCCTTCTTACTCCCGAAGGCTCTAAGAAGAACCCAGCTCGCACATGCCGTGACTTGAGACTCAGCCACCCAGAGTGGAGCAGTG gttACTACTGGATTGACCCTAACCAGGGATGTACTATGGATGCTATCAAAGTATACTGCGATTTCTCTACTGGCGAAACCTGCATCCGGGCTCAACCTGAGAACATCCCAGTCAAGAACGAGTACAGAAGTTCCAAGGCCAAGAAGCACGTCTGGTTAGGAGAAACTATCAACGGTGGAACCCAG TTTGAATACAATGTTGAAGGAGTGACTACCAAGGAAATGGCTACCCAACTTGCCTTCATGCGCCTGCTGGCCAACCATGCCTCTCAAAACATCACCTACCACTGCAAGAACAGCATTGCATACATGGATGATGAGACTGGCAACCTGAAGAAGTCTGTCATTCTGCAAGGCTCCAATGATGTTGAACTTGTTTCCGAGGGCAACAGCAGGTTCACTTACACTGTTCTTGTCGACGGCTGCTCT aaaaagacAAACGAATGGGGAAAGACAATCATTGAATACAAAACAAATAAGCCATCTCGCCTGCCTTTCCTTGATATTGCAATTTTGGACATCGGTGGTGCTGACCAAGAAATCAGTTTGGACATTGGCCCAGTCTGTTTCAAATAG